The sequence below is a genomic window from Pempheris klunzingeri isolate RE-2024b chromosome 12, fPemKlu1.hap1, whole genome shotgun sequence.
ACAGAGGAGACACTAACGCGGAGCGCAAGtcaagtgaaaaagaaagaggaagtgagaggaagaaggaggagaaaatgagacagTGAGGGGATGGGGGTAGGtaagagatgagaagagaggaGATAAGGGAATGACAGAATCATagaagggaaggagggaggagaagagaggaaggacagGAATCAATGAATggggaagggaggaagaaaggagtgaacaaatacagtaaatgtgagCAGGAACGGTATTTACCAAAGCTACCTCCTGATTTCAcagtgtgttgtgctgctgtagATATTGTGCACTGCACTACTTTATTCTACAAGAAAACGACTTTGTAGAGATTCTGTAGCTCTCCATGTTAATCCACATACAGCTGCCTCCGACCTTCTGACCTCAGGCCTGTGATAATCTATTGACCATCAGCTAAAAGGGAACACAACAGCAATAAATCAGATTAAAAATAGAAGtaaaacaggagcaggagaaagagaatcATGTctagaaagagaaaaggaatgGGGgactgagaaaagaaacaagtgGATGTATAATGAGGAACTGAATTTGAGTCTGTGTAGATTTTCCTAAATGCTGCCTCGGCCTGTTTCATAACCCCCAGCCACACAAGTCCCATCTAAAGTGGAATCTTTCCACTACAGGGAATCCATATCAATGATTCACCCACAAGTGATCAGTCAATTTCCAGCCCCCCTCCCCACTGACTCACTTCTGCATGGTGACAGCAGAGTGACTCAAATTCAACCACCTTTTAACAAAGAGACATTCCCCAAAGTGGAAATGCAGTTTGGGTGACCTTCAGTGTACTTTCACATCCACTTGTGGTTTACGAGCAGTTTGGTTTTTGGTGTTCCGTGTTTTCCTGTTCTCGTTGTGAGTGAGCTGAAATCCTGAAAAAGCAAGACAATGGTTTGTCTACTCTacagacactgacagcaggCTGAGCGAATAGAAAAGGAAACGCTTAAAGAAATAGCGACTCCTTGGGCCTTTACAGACAGGTTTACAATTCAAGTTTCACGTGTGTCACTCTTCTGTTTTGACAACAGCAGCTTAGAAATTCCAATGAGGACCATTTTATTCCACTCTTGATATGGAAATCCAGCACTGTcaatgtgtgcttttgtgtcatATACAGACTTAAAGTTAAAACTTTTTGAGATGCTGAGCATTACCTGGTCCCATTTGAAAAGTAAAAGCTGGAAAACaactgaggaaaaacaacaaaaccgATTCCTCAAAGATTTAACTGTATTCAAATTAGAGCAGGTTGGTGTTGTGGACCCATGCCGAATTGAAGAGTGGTTCATAATGATTTGAAAAAGATCTTCAttctttgaatttaatatttgCATACCCACGGATAGCTAACGCAGCATTACATCGCTTATTTTTGTAATGGAGTTTGGTGTTGCGTTCTGAAATTGTTGACATGGCAAAATCAAGTAGCTGAAGTAGCATAAAAGTCATGAAGACATCCACCTTTCTGCCTCTCACAACCAACATCTACATCTCTACTTACCATATCATAGACATTAAGGATGATCGGCTCGTTTGCCATCACTGGCATCAGGATTTTCTCCCCCTAAGTCCCTTCTTGTCTTCCGCACACCCCCCAGCTCCTTTCCTCGGTGCGGGATCCAAAACTCTCGCCCTCCAAAAATAGacctcactcctctcctccttcttggCACTTTCACGACGGATGATCAGCTTGATGATTCAATTTCACAACCTTGTGTACAAACGTTTAAGTCCCGGGGATATTTTTTACCGTCCAACATCTGGCTGGCTTTGTCCAAATGTCTCCCCCCTCGTCACGGAGCAGCTGATGAGCAGATGAGCCCCTCGGTTGTCAAAACGGACCGACTTGCTAAACCCGTTCAGCTAACGTTACCGAGGTCTAAGTGAAAAAGCGGACTTTACGGAGGGATTTTTGTCGTCTAGGAGGCGTGTTGGCGCGGGAAAATCGCAAATTCATTTTCCCAAACGAATTACTCAGCAAAATGACATAATGCTGGGATATCAAAAGATGTATTtcctcattaaaaaaatgagTTGCTACTCCCTCATTAGCTAGCTAACGGTAGCGCTGGCGCTGGCAGGCAGGATGCGAGTGTTGGGAGAAGATCGGACAGTGAGAGTGGGCGAGCAGAGCGGACCGATGAATCCTCACTCGATTAATCAACCTCAACGCGCTGAGTattatgggtaatgtagtcTACAATTAAAAAAACGGGCCACACAAACTACTTGCAGCTGAAACTAAACCAGTAAGGCCAAATTACGCCACGTGGCTAAACATATCTGGATGTACTGTAGTGTACGAAGAGCTTTTGATATCAGAGCTGACATGATTAGTCCATTACTAGTTTACAGGCTACAGAAATGTAATCAGTGTCActtttaataatcatttcagtcattttttttcaaagcaaaaatgccaaagcaaatctctggttccagcttcacCTGTGGATATTTACAGGTCTTCTACAACAGTGAACTGGGGGCCTTTGGATTGTGGGCTGTTTCTTTTTGGTCAACAAACAATTTGCATAAAACAGCTTGGGCTTTAGGagacattttctttaattttctaatACTTTAAAAGACCAAACAAGTAATCAGTTATTCATAATCTACACATAACTCAGTCATATGatcatgacatgacatgatcaTTAGTTTCAGCCATATATGATCAAGTAGACATTAGTGTGGTTTGCCCTTTCCTGTTTCAACTGGATAatttgtgtgttcacatgcacTTCAGTAACCAGGTTACTCAGAAAGGCCCGGTTACACAGGTCATCAGAAAGCTCCTATGCACAAAACCAGCTTCACACATTGATggttttcccagtttggtgtggaagCACTAGACTGGCCAGCATAGAGCCTTGAACTCAGCCCCATCCATCACCTTCGGGAAAAACTGGGACCCCGACTGCAATCCAGGCCTAATTGCCCAACATCAGTGTCCAAGTTCACCAGTGAATGGGACcgaatccctgcagccaggttccTAAACCATGCAGGCAGCCCTCCTCAGTTATCACAGCAGACTGATTTGGAATGAGATGTTTAACAATCACATATGAGTGTTACATTTGGATGTCAGACATTATTTTAGCTGTAGAGTTTGCAGCTGTCAGGGTAGAGCAACATACACACCACTGCTTTTGGATATTCTACAATGAATTAACAAAACATACTGTTACTGACTAAATATTTGGAAAGGATTGAGTTTTATTAGCCACTTTTATGTTTGTGCTGACACTGCTTTGCAGTCCAGGACATTGCTTTGGATAAGCAGAAGCTCTTGGTCACCCTTATAGTCCATTATGGTCCTTTTCCTTAGTTTTTCTCAGAGAATTAGACGCAGAGAAGGGCTGACCAGTATCATAATGTTAGTGCTTTGCAGGAAGTTCCATCAGAGTCCACGTTTCAGGGCCTAACTCATGAGCCCTCCTGGTTGTTTTCTCCCAGCAGCTCTATGAGCGTCTCCTGGTTGGAGAACTCCTCCAGTGAGGAGTTCATCTCGTCCAGCAGATCCTCTCCCAGCAGGAAGCCCTTGATGTCGTGCACCGTCATGCTGATCCGGTGGTCTGTTATGCGGTCCTGGGCGAAGTTGTAGGTTCGAATCTTCTCTGATCTGCCTTTGGTGCCAATCTGAAGAAGTGGAAAGAAGAGGGGGAAGAAGACTAAATATTGTACTGTATGCTTTATCTTCTTTTTTGCATATGTCATTTTGGTCTTACtgcctttattttgaattgCGTATTCTGTCTTCTAAGCACTAACACAACAATACACGATATTActtgaatatttaaatgtgtggATCTTTTTATAATGTATTAATTTACTTGTTTGGCtgcatttaatatatttaattttgacAGTAAGTAATGACATTCTAGAGCTTTGGAAAAATAAACGTTATCAAGCTTTTGAAATATTGTCACACTGTATTTTGTATCATACTTGATTCTCTCCACAGGTAGATTGGATTATACTGTACACTGTATTTATCTCACCTGTATTTTACGCTGGTTGTAGCGTTTGCTGGTCACCTCCTCTAGCTTCATGCTGTACAGTTTTGCTCTCAGAGCCTTCATGGCTTTCTCCCTGTTCTTCAGCTGGGACCGTTCCTGCTGGCACTCTGCAACCACgcctaacaaacacacacaagtgttaAGGTACTATTTTTACGTGGGCATCCCACTAATTGGTACTCATTTCGTAAGAGACAAGCAGTTTCATGTAGACACTAGACAGACGGCACTACAACCCTGCTGAAACTAATTTTGATTGTTATAAAACCTACTTAAAGCAACAGAATAGATTTATAACTCATAACCTTATAACTAGGAAAACATCTATAGGTGACATGCAAGGAGTCCAGTTCAGATATGACTTCTGACTATTGACTGGCGGCATGGAgttgttttatgtaaatatgaaaaACCTCTGTATCTATTTCCTAAGTTTATAAATGCaaaattgcttttatttaaacCTAAACATTCAGGAAATGtcatggcagaaagaggaaaaggcaTTTTCAATGTTTGAACTTAGAAATCTCACTTACAAATGACAGTTATTTACTCTATCAGGTTAATTTACTAACAGCTCTGTGGTGCCTAGTATCAGTGGATAGATTAGGCACCATATGTACAGTCTGTCAGTTTCTTCATCAAGCTGTATTTACCTGTAGGCAGATGGACAATTCTGACTGCGCTGTCTGTGGTGTTGACATGTTGACCTCCAGCTCCACTCGCTCTCTTAGTGTCTATCCTCAGGTCCTTCGGGTTTATTGTGAACGAGATctgacaggaacacacagacgCTCATAATTTActtacatttaaatgaacagCAGAAGAGCAAACCCACTCCCATAAGTCAAAACAGTTTTCTATTTTGACGTTTAAATTTTGCATTAGCAGGTTGAAAACAACCAATGAAACCTGCCTATGTGATATCCCGTTAGGACCAATATCAAAATAATTTCCATGTAGCATCCCATTTGAACGGGAAATGCATCATATTAAGGGAACAAGATGCCATCTGTAATAATTCCTGTAGGAAAACAGAGATGAACGCGCTGTTTGCCTTGGTTTtgtccatccattcatcatGTACAGCTGTACCTCAGTGGGTTGGGGCAGCACAGCCACAGTCATGGTGCTGGTGTGaattctgctctgtttttcagtcttggGAACCCTCTGAACCCGATGGACTCCAGCCTCGAACTTCATCCTCTTGTAGCTCTGAGGGCCGCTGATGCTGGCCGAGGCGTGACGTAGCCCACCTGGTCGAGTATGAGCAACAAGTGCAACAAGCTTGAATATTAGTCAATGATTTGGCATGTAGTTATTTCAAATGTTCATTATGCTGTCTCTTTTCCTGGCAGCTTTCACTATCTGTAAGAAGGGCCCCCCCTTGTGTTTGCAGGCAGTTATTGCAACAGTGGTGGAAGTATAAAAAAACAACGGGGGTTTTGCTTTTGTGTCTTGAAATACATATTCTCTCTAATTATCCTTCCATCCTACTTTCAGTCACTGgctgaaacataaaaatgtgactttgtcTCCTGTAGCAGTCTTATAAGCAGAAATCCAGATGTATAAATGAAAAGGTAATTTAGAAAGCTAATAAGAAATCCAGCTCTCTTATCAGTCATCCTGAGCCCAATGTTGTCCTTAATGAAACTGTAACCCAGTTAAGGTGTGTGATAACAACTGCATAAACAATATTTCCTTTAAAAGGTCAATTTGCCTGAAGTAAATAAGCCACAGATTGAACCAGactcagttttatttattaggATTTTAAGAAATCAGTCATGATGCTGCCATCACCCAAAAACAATTTACTTAAAAATaggaaaattaatttgtttgttctgcttttGGTAAAATGATCCTTTAATCTGGCTATAATCACCAGTCTCTGTGTCCACTGACCTATTTCACTGGCCGTGTGCTCCAGGATGTCGAAGGACCAGCCGTGGTGCTGAGCGTAGCCCTGGTACATGTCAAACACCTTCAGAGGAGAGGCGGTGGTACAAGTCAGCATGTGAATACACAGAATACACAGACTTAAAAGGTGTCTAGCTTAATGCAATTGACAATTTACATGGGTGTCTTACTTATTGGGCAATGTATCTAAAGTGTACCACTACTTTCCTGTTATTATATTATCCAGGTATTATTCTAAAAAGTCTATTATCTCAATgagaacattttgaaataatatataatatgagGAAGAACTTGCAGACCTCAGCAGTGAACAGCATGGCCTCCTGACCGCCGACACCGGCTGTTACCTCCAGGACGAGGTCGCTCAGATCTGTCTCCTTCTCGGGGATCAACAGATCCAGGATCTGATTGATGAAGCAGATTGATTTGACAGACGGGTTAACAAGATAGATGTGACGTGTGAAGAGCTGAATATCTGAACATTAGTCCTGCTGAAAATTTGCTCTCTATTCCGGTCTGATactttgagctgcagcagcctgtcgtgaaaatgaaatatcacaCTTCTACCTTTTGTCTAAAATCTTGgatgtcttgcaaacaggccTCTCTTTCCACCTCTGCCAGTTGTCGCATGGCTGGGTCTTCATCttagaggaaaaacaaaaacatacagtgaACTACAGTTGTGCAACATGCTGCCTTATGTACTGAGACATTAAAAAGTAGTCTTTCATCAGACATTTTGCTAAAGTGTTTATACCATGTTATCGATCATTGTACAGACTACTTTATGTCAGTAAGTTTTTGCATTATGGTGAAGTTCCTTCATTGATCAGGTATTTATCACCTGATTCGTCAAAAGCAGTTATTCTTCTCCATATATTTTGGTCCTTAAACAATAGATTTTCCAGAAAGGTTGACCATTTCACTATAAATACAGTATGCTCCAGTATAGAAATACATATACAGTGTTAGAGGATTTTATCCATAATTGGTGTGTAAATTGGTGtatagtttatttttcaattcCCTTGAACAAGAGTATTCCTCCTACAGATTGATGAAAACTGTCTACTGTCACGAAATACATGCAATTAAGACACATTTCACCAAATCAatttcttgtctgtgtgtgtggcagcaggagAGCAGTCTCACCTTTCAGGAGCGTCTCTGTCTCAGCGATCTCTTTTTGTTTGGTGTCCAGCTCTTTGATGGTCTGAATAAGAGGAGCCAGCAGGGACAGTTTGGACCTTTTGGCGTTCACTTCATCCTTGCCACACTGCTCCTCCATCACACCGCTGTTGACAGCACTCAAACATTCACTGTATTCTGTTTCCATCTTCTTCAGGTATTCCTGCAGAGACCTCGTGGCAAAAAGCTCATCCACCGACAGCAACTTGGCCACCATCAACGGTGTACCGGTGTGAAGATCTCTCTTAGTTCTGCCACAGTGATTGCTGGCGTGTTCATGAAATCTAGCAGTTTGGCTGATGACATTTGGTGATTTTTGAAAACGAGGTATCCACTCACTAAAGACACACTCCTTTCCTCTCATTAGAAGATTCGTGGTTCTCCTGTAGGCCATTTCAAAGGCAGCGTTGTTTGGGAGATTCAGTGTGCGGCAGAACAAACAGCTCCTGGCACATGCTCCTTTCTAGTCCGGAAGGAAAATTCGgccaaacttcattcaaaaatTGTATGATGTTAATATTTATAATGTCTAATAAGAAATACATACTCTAACATTTCTATACTAAGAGATATTTTGTATCCAACGAGGGTATTCTTGTATTCGTTAAGCTTGGAATACACAAGCAGTGCTTTATTTTGATTAACTTTGAAATTTTGTGATGGGTTCACGTCGCAACAACCACAATCTGTGGTATAACTTTACCGTATTTCTACAGAACCGTATTTTTTCAaaattctgaatttaaaatgcCGACTGAATAACTGCTAGCCTGTGATGTTGTGATTTGGGACTGTTTTCCTTATTAAACAAAATAAGAGAAAGTTAATAACTCACTACATCTAATGTTGAGATCGAATGACAAACGTTCAAATGTATCATTAGGTTTTCCTGTTACCGCAAACATCGGTGTGGCTCCGACGAAACAGGTTTCAGTCACAAATTGTATAAAATCTGCGTAGAAACTGGTTGTTGAAGCTTGTTATAAAAATATAGTTCCTTCACCACCTTGCTGTAGGACGCAGACATATTGGACGTAACACGCATGCGCGATGGTTAAGACATCTTCTTCTACGGAGAAAATTACAGCAGGCTAACGATTGTTCCCACGGTTCTCACCCAAGATTATTCCActttacagcaaaataaaaagccCACTCAGACTCTGATAATGAAACCACAAACTGTGAGTGAA
It includes:
- the mtrf1l gene encoding peptide chain release factor 1-like, mitochondrial, which encodes MAYRRTTNLLMRGKECVFSEWIPRFQKSPNVISQTARFHEHASNHCGRTKRDLHTGTPLMVAKLLSVDELFATRSLQEYLKKMETEYSECLSAVNSGVMEEQCGKDEVNAKRSKLSLLAPLIQTIKELDTKQKEIAETETLLKDEDPAMRQLAEVEREACLQDIQDFRQKILDLLIPEKETDLSDLVLEVTAGVGGQEAMLFTAEVFDMYQGYAQHHGWSFDILEHTASEIGGLRHASASISGPQSYKRMKFEAGVHRVQRVPKTEKQSRIHTSTMTVAVLPQPTEISFTINPKDLRIDTKRASGAGGQHVNTTDSAVRIVHLPTGVVAECQQERSQLKNREKAMKALRAKLYSMKLEEVTSKRYNQRKIQIGTKGRSEKIRTYNFAQDRITDHRISMTVHDIKGFLLGEDLLDEMNSSLEEFSNQETLIELLGENNQEGS